The genomic window TGGTGGCGATTTGTTGAAGTTCTTGGTTGTCATCACCAATTAGCAAATCATGGTGAATCAAGTTATGAAAATAAACTTTCTGGCCAGGTGTCATCTTCTGCTTGGGTAAAAAAGTGATTGATGCCGAAACCAACAGCCCTATTGTGACGGGATAGTTCTGCTGCTATTCTGAGTGCAGCAAGTCTGGCGATCGCAGTTTCAAATACTGATGAAAATACTGCGTCAATTCCATGCTGTCGGCAAAATCTTCTTAAACGCGAGGGAGAACCCGCAATGGCTGGTTTAATCACGAAAATTCCTCGCCAACCTTTTTCATAACAATCAGCAAGTTGCTGGAGTGTGGCGACGGATTCATCTAATGCGATCGCAGTATCATAACACTGACTCAATGTCAAAATCTCGAAAAAATCTGTCACAGGTAGCGGTTGTTCGATAAATTCAATTTTCACAGTCAATTCTGGATTTTTTCGCAGATTATCACAAGTTTTTAACCATAATTCTGCTTTTTCATAGTTCAATCCACCGTTAGCATCAAGTCGCAGTTTGGCGGAATTTGGTAAGGCTTGCGTTAGTAAATCAAATACTTGCAGTTCTTGACTAATATCATCTACCCCTATTTTCCATTTAAACGTGCGGTATCCCTGCTGCCAAAGAGTTTGCCATTGATGTAAAGCTGCTTCCCCAGATGGAAGTAAGGCACTGTATTGGGCATTGGTGGGAGACAAGGGAGAAAATTCTGGAATTAAGTCCCTAGTCCCCATTTCCTCTAATGCTGACTCAAAGGCGAATTGACAAGCTGGTAAATCGTCGGGAATAGAGAAAATATTTGCTGGTGTGATTTCTTGGGGGAGTTGGTGACAAAAATCTAAAGCTTGTTCTAGAGTTTCCGAACCGAACCAGCTAATGGGGGCGATTTCTCCCCAGGCGACTTTACCAGTGGAATCACGCAACCTGAGAATAATAGCTTCACGAATTTCCCATACACTATGACTAGTAATTAGCGACCGCGTAAATTGCCGTGATATTAGGCGAAAATCAAATTGGTACATAATACGGGTGTAGGGGTGTAGGGGTGTAGGGGGAAGAAAGAGCAGCCAACCTAACCCTTGGGTTAAAAGCCCTGCTCCTTGGAGCAAAGGTGTTTGGCTCTTTTTCAATCCCCCCGTCCAACACCTTCAACCCCTACACCCTTACACCCTTACACCCTTACACCCTTACACCCTTACACCCCTAATGAAACGCCGGCGATCGCAAATCCTACACCAAATAACAAGCAACTCCAAAAATGCACAGCTACAGCAATGAATTTACAATTACTGACTTTTTCGGGCTGGTTGTGATTTTGTTGGACGTGGCGACACAATTTGAAGGCGTAGGGGAGACTTACCCAACTTAACAGTGTCCATACTGGGAAAATGCCCAATACTACACACAGCAAGGTGAGTGGGTAAATGCTAGCTGTTAACCAAGTGAGGACTTTTGCACCTGTGGCTGTACCTAAACGGACAATAGGCGATCGCTTGCCGGCGGCGATGTCATCTTGAACTTGGTGAAAGTGTGAGCAAAATAAAATTAAACTGGTGACAACGCCAACAATTACTGACGCAGCTAAACTGGTGATTGACCAAGTTCTGGTTTGGCTGTAGTATGCGGCGGTAATGCCCAAAGGGCCAAAGGCGAAAAAGCAGAGAATTTCACCTAAACCTTGGTATCCTAGACGGAAGGGAGGCCCTTGGTACATATAGCCCAAGGCGCAGCATAACAGAATAATGCCGATCACCGTCGGGTCTTGTTGCCAGGTAGCGATCGCTAATATCCCCAACAAACCCCCAATCAAACACAAATTCCCTAACCAAAATACTACAGTCTTTTTACCAGTTAGATTCACCAGCGAGTGGTGTTTATTTATATCAATACCTGTTTCTGAATCAAATACATCATTACTGATATTTTCCCACGCCAAAATTAAAATTGCGGCGGCTACAAAAGTAGAAAATACTGCTATATTAAAACTTTTATTTTCCGCAAATGCTACAGATGTGCCAACCCAAATCGGCATAATTGCCACGCTGTACATTGGTGGTTTAATTGCCGCAATCCATAATTTACTCTGGGGACGGGAAATTTGTTTTGTAGTCATCAGTCTAGATTAGTTAAATTACTAAAAATTTACTCATCTTGTGTTCATTCTGCGTGATGCTTAATATACTTTCTATTTAATTAAGCGTATTAGATAAATTATCTACACCCACTCAGCACTTAGCACTATGTTTCATCTACTTAACAAAACTTAGGGGTTAAATCCCCGGCTTCTATCAAGCTGCAAGTGTTGTGGCGGGGTCTAAATCCCCGTTACAACACGTAATTGCGAATTGCGAATTGCGAATTGCGAATTGTTGTAACCTCCCCGTGGCAAATTTTACACTTTTTGTTTGCAGACTAAGACCAAGCATAGCTTGTCATGGTTTATGAACACCATCAACAAAGCACGCCATACTCTGGTGAAATGGTGACTGAATATGCTACCTGTAGAAATACGACCATGTTTAATTACACTTTAGGAAGATAACTTAAAAAAAATTTACTATTTCTAGATTTATGACAGTTTCACCATGTCGTAGTAACTTTGTTGTAGAACAAAAAGACCTCTACCAATTTTTGTTAGCTGTTCAAGAAAACTGCCTCAAAAATAATTGTAGGCAAATTGTGAGCATTTCCCTAGCAATTGACTGGGTTGATCCTCTGATAGTATTGGATAAATTAGCGCAAGCAAATGAAATAAATTTTTACTTTGAGAATAAAAGTAAAGTTGAGGCGATCGCAGCTATCGACGCAGTGACAAAAATCCAAATTAATGGCAAAGACCGCTTTCATCAAGCTGAATATTTCATTAAATCTAATCTAAAAAATATAATTAATTTTGGTGATACTAGTAAAGCTTTTACTGGGGCGCACTTTTTTTGTTATTTCAGCTTTTTTGATCAAACGCACCAAGTTGATTATCCATTCCCTTCAGCTACTGTTTTTTTACCACGTTGGCAAGTAGCTGTCAAAAATGATCAATGTATCTTAGTCATAAATACTATTGTTAATGCTAGTTTTAATATTCCGTTATTTTTACAAACACTTACCAATAAAATAGAAACTCTTAATTCCTTAAAACGTTATTCGCCGAATCCAGATTATTTTCCTGCGATTTTTACGAGAAAATCAATCAAAGATACAGAACATTTTAAGCATTCCGTAATCTCAGTTTTAGAACAAATTCATTCTAATCATCTTAGCAAAATTGTCCTAGCAGATGTTTTAGATGTGAACTCAAATCAGAATTTTAGTTTATTTCACTCATTAAATAACCTGCGTAAAACTCATCCAAATTGTTATATCTTCTCTACAAGTAATAGCAAGGGACAAAGTTTTATTGGTGCGAGTCCAGAAAGGTTAATTAGTATCCATAATCAACAATTAATTACTGATGCTTTAGCCGGCTCTGCACCCAGAGGTAAAACCCCTGCGGAAGATGCAGCCAATGCGAATCGTTTACTCAACAGCGAAAAGGAAAGACATGAACATTTATTAGTCATGAATTTCATTACACAACGCCTCACCCAACTAGGTTTATTACCCCAAATATTAGCCCCGCGTCTGCGACAATTATCTAATATTCAGCACCTATGGACACCAATTAGTGCGATCGTTCCGGCTAACGTCCATCCATTACAAATTGTTGCCCAATTACACCCCACACCAGCCGTAGCCGGTGCAGCCAGAGATATAGCCTGTACTGAAATTCGCCGTTATGAAAACTTTGAGAGGGGTTTATATGCTGCGCCTTTGGGTTGGGTAGACTCTCAAGGGAACTGTGAATTTATTGTGGGGATTCGTTCCGCATTAATTAATGGCGATCGCGCTAGACTTTATGCAGGTGCAGGTATTGTCGCCGGTTCTGATCCTGATCGAGAATTTGCCGAAATTCAACTCAAACTTCAAGCATTGCTAAAAGCATTAGTTTAAATACATTCTACTATGCCTGCTAAAGATAGATATCATGATGCTGTTAGAAAATCTCTAGAAAAAGATAACTGGCAAATCACCAATGATCCATTTATTTTAAGATGGGGTGCAAGAGATTTATATGTTGATTTAGGGGCAGAAAAGCTAATAGCAGCAGAAAAAAGCGGAGAAAAAATTGCAGTAGAAATTAAAAGCTTTATTGGTGCGTCTCCGGTAGCTGACCTAGAAAACGCTTTGGGGCAGTATATTTTATACTACGATATTCTTAGTCGTTTAGAGCCAGAGCGTTGTTTGTATCTTGCTATTCGCCAAGAAACATACTCAGAGTT from Nostoc sp. UHCC 0870 includes these protein-coding regions:
- a CDS encoding element excision factor XisH family protein; translation: MPAKDRYHDAVRKSLEKDNWQITNDPFILRWGARDLYVDLGAEKLIAAEKSGEKIAVEIKSFIGASPVADLENALGQYILYYDILSRLEPERCLYLAIRQETYSELFQEPIGKILIENQRLCLLIFDSELEVITKWIP
- a CDS encoding o-succinylbenzoate synthase — protein: MYQFDFRLISRQFTRSLITSHSVWEIREAIILRLRDSTGKVAWGEIAPISWFGSETLEQALDFCHQLPQEITPANIFSIPDDLPACQFAFESALEEMGTRDLIPEFSPLSPTNAQYSALLPSGEAALHQWQTLWQQGYRTFKWKIGVDDISQELQVFDLLTQALPNSAKLRLDANGGLNYEKAELWLKTCDNLRKNPELTVKIEFIEQPLPVTDFFEILTLSQCYDTAIALDESVATLQQLADCYEKGWRGIFVIKPAIAGSPSRLRRFCRQHGIDAVFSSVFETAIARLAALRIAAELSRHNRAVGFGINHFFTQAEDDTWPESLFS
- a CDS encoding isochorismate synthase — encoded protein: MTVSPCRSNFVVEQKDLYQFLLAVQENCLKNNCRQIVSISLAIDWVDPLIVLDKLAQANEINFYFENKSKVEAIAAIDAVTKIQINGKDRFHQAEYFIKSNLKNIINFGDTSKAFTGAHFFCYFSFFDQTHQVDYPFPSATVFLPRWQVAVKNDQCILVINTIVNASFNIPLFLQTLTNKIETLNSLKRYSPNPDYFPAIFTRKSIKDTEHFKHSVISVLEQIHSNHLSKIVLADVLDVNSNQNFSLFHSLNNLRKTHPNCYIFSTSNSKGQSFIGASPERLISIHNQQLITDALAGSAPRGKTPAEDAANANRLLNSEKERHEHLLVMNFITQRLTQLGLLPQILAPRLRQLSNIQHLWTPISAIVPANVHPLQIVAQLHPTPAVAGAARDIACTEIRRYENFERGLYAAPLGWVDSQGNCEFIVGIRSALINGDRARLYAGAGIVAGSDPDREFAEIQLKLQALLKALV
- the menA gene encoding 2-carboxy-1,4-naphthoquinone phytyltransferase, giving the protein MTTKQISRPQSKLWIAAIKPPMYSVAIMPIWVGTSVAFAENKSFNIAVFSTFVAAAILILAWENISNDVFDSETGIDINKHHSLVNLTGKKTVVFWLGNLCLIGGLLGILAIATWQQDPTVIGIILLCCALGYMYQGPPFRLGYQGLGEILCFFAFGPLGITAAYYSQTRTWSITSLAASVIVGVVTSLILFCSHFHQVQDDIAAGKRSPIVRLGTATGAKVLTWLTASIYPLTLLCVVLGIFPVWTLLSWVSLPYAFKLCRHVQQNHNQPEKVSNCKFIAVAVHFWSCLLFGVGFAIAGVSLGV